Part of the Venturia canescens isolate UGA chromosome 2, ASM1945775v1, whole genome shotgun sequence genome is shown below.
ttttttttaatttatattttttagttttcCTTTCTTATTTTGCtttttattggtttttttgcttttatcTTTTCAATTGACCTACAATCTACAAACTAGAAACGATTAAGTTCTGATTAAATTaagttttttgcatttttttttcgtcgctttGCTCAATTgtacgagttttttttatccaatcgaaacgtaattttttttcatttatattcctttcctttttattcgtttttttcctttccaatTAACCTACGACCTATAAACAAGAAATTAATTTTCTATCAAAATTCGtacttcgctttttttcgttgttttttttcaagaaattttgcTAGTTTTTTTGAATCTTAATGTATTtcttatttgttattttccttTCACTGAAACAAACTAGAAATGAATGTTTGAATTTCCAAATCATTTTCGTGTGTCATAAATCTCTTTaatttagaatattttttgtattcttcacgttttttttcggagTTTTACCTGAATCTTTCGACGCTTATCACAGATTGaattacaatttgaaaaattttcgtggcCTGAAACCctaaaaactgttttttttttcgaatttcacttTGCAGCTTCATgttctttgttttttcaaaatgtttttacaatactgagattttttttgttccttaCTTTATAATTTATGAGCTAGAACTCGTATTTAGGCTttcgaatcattttttccgaatttttttttaaattttttataaagaaaGATGATTAGCAATAGCtttcaaataattcattttattctcgTAAATCGGTGCGTTGAATTTTTGCACTATTTCCAAAAGTCTCTTGTTGAGAtccttgtatttttttgacgGTGGACCTGTTGGAACTGCATTAcgaatttgttcaataatcaTTTCGATTCTCGATTGTTCAGTTTTTAAACAAGTAATCAAAGACCACAGTgttggatttttttgtttaacaaGGGAATTGAATCCACGATGCCATCCTTCAACATGGTTATTTGTGCGTGGTAAATCTGCTTGACATGAATCGTAATGATTCTAATATTCTATTGGAAAATTTGCAGGTCGTCTGTTTCCTCGTCGATCAACGCGACCAATGAATTGTtcttcaaaagaaaaaagaaagttttcttcatctttttcAGGGTTTTGAAACACTTCGTCTACAATtcgatcgaataaattttccacGTTATCGATCGGAACAAAAGCAAGAGCCGCCAAaagcttaattttttttgcgaaaatcTCATCTGTGTCATAGACCGATTTCAAGTTATAAGTCATGACTTTCCGATAGACTGATTGATTGAAGTGAAAATTGCAAAACCGTATTGATACATCGGGAAAGGTGCCTAAAAATGCTTGAACCGCAGCTCTTTCCATGTCTATGAGTACAGTTGAAGGACTCAAATCTGCCTGGATGTTTATCAATTGATCAAGCATTTCACGATATACGACTTCTGATTTACCAGGCAATAAAGCGTAGACCAATGGTACgattctattttcgatatttGCATGGATCGTATACAACTGCGCAAAAATAGAAGGACATGAGTCGAACGTTCCATCCGCATACCAATGCTCAGCACTGGCtaacaattgcaaattttccTGGGTTCCAAAAATGAGCATACGATTCTCCACAGCTCCTTTATCGTACAATAAAAAATCGGCTTTCTTTTCGGTCTCACAAAAATATTGCGGAAGGATAAAATCTTTTCGATGTAATGGATTTGACggatgattttcattttcatggcGAATGTTTCGCAAAGTTCTTTTTAATGAACTAGTCGACGGCATCAAAGCAATAACACTGTCAGACATGTCAGCAGCAACATTAGAAATGAGTTTATGACTACTGAGTGTAGTATTTAGGGCACTATGTTTCAAATTCTCTACAACTTTTTCTTTAACGATGAATGAAGCTTCAGCACTATGAttgtgatcaacaatctttaCGATCTTATCTTGGCTTGTGATTACTCGACCAGTGCAGTGTTTTTCACGCTGATGAATACAACGCCAATAGGTGCTATCAGTATTCATATAATAACTGTCTTTGTGGTATA
Proteins encoded:
- the LOC122406329 gene encoding uncharacterized protein; the encoded protein is MSLEFVKSEKGQIRLLLNGFLYHKDSYYMNTDSTYWRCIHQREKHCTGRVITSQDKIVKIVDHNHSAEASFIVKEKVVENLKHSALNTTLSSHKLISNVAADMSDSVIALMPSTSSLKRTLRNIRHENENHPSNPLHRKDFILPQYFCETEKKADFLLYDKGAVENRMLIFGTQENLQLLASAEHWYADGTFDSCPSIFAQLYTIHANIENRIVPLVYALLPGKSEVVYREMLDQLINIQADLSPSTVLIDMERAAVQAFLGTFPDVSIRFCNFHFNQSVYRKVMTYNLKSVYDTDEIFAKKIKLLAALAFVPIDNVENLFDRIVDEVFQNPEKDEENFLFSFEEQFIGRVDRRGNRRPANFPIEY